From a region of the Impatiens glandulifera chromosome 4, dImpGla2.1, whole genome shotgun sequence genome:
- the LOC124933475 gene encoding uncharacterized protein LOC124933475 has translation MVRPTTPQPPANIYVTSKQIIAGIGDSLTNLFSICTRKAKKQLSRATRKFQSERVIISASALSRSKIILASINKKSIQFRMKMKKRSRNGSDSDELDHEVGIDGGLWRRTILMGDKCQPLDFPGVIYYDCNGNVMSELPVRSPKVSSLSNYAFVDDE, from the coding sequence ATGGTCCGTCCGACGACTCCTCAACCTCCGGCGAACATTTACGTCACTTCAAAGCAGATTATCGCCGGAATAGGTGATTCTCTGACTAATCTATTCTCAATATGTACAAGGAAAGCCAAAAAGCAGTTGAGCAGAGCGACGAGGAAGTTTCAATCCGAACGAGTGATTATCTCTGCATCTGCTCTGTCTAGATCGAAGATCATATTAGCTTCGATCAATAAAAAGTCGATTCAATTTcgaatgaaaatgaagaagagatcTAGAAACGGTAGTGATTCCGATGAATTAGATCATGAGGTTGGAATCGACGGCGGATTGTGGCGTAGGACTATATTGATGGGAGATAAGTGTCAACCGTTGGATTTTCCTGGTGTTATCTATTATGATTGTAATGGAAATGTAATGTCAGAACTTCCAGTTAGGTCACCTAAAGTAAGTTCGCTGTCGAATTATGCTTTTGTGGATGATGAATAA